A single Aggregatilinea lenta DNA region contains:
- a CDS encoding NAD-dependent epimerase/dehydratase family protein → MVKALVTGGTGFVGSHVAHALVRHGYSVRVLHRRTSRLELIEDLDCEHALGDVMDYQSLLEAMQGVEWVFHTAAVADYWRSDPARIYEVNVDGTANVLRAAEAYGVRRVIVTSSAAAIGYTRGLKPVDESVRFNYDQHLTPYGHSKFLAEAEVYRAIRRGLDCVILNPTVIIGPGDLNQISSSVVIEMARGHIPPTMPPGGTTLIDVRDVAEAHVAAAERGRTGERYILGSVDLTHKAWNRLTADVMGRHVTAVTLPTPVLYIAASIADLLRKLGVNLPAEGNQLRLGTRMMFFDAAKSWRELGEPRIPIRQSLQDTYDWYKAHGDI, encoded by the coding sequence ATGGTCAAAGCGCTCGTCACGGGAGGAACCGGGTTCGTCGGCTCGCACGTCGCGCACGCGCTGGTGCGGCACGGCTACAGCGTGCGCGTGCTGCATCGCCGCACGAGCCGCCTGGAGCTGATCGAGGATCTCGACTGCGAGCACGCCCTGGGCGACGTGATGGATTACCAGTCGCTGCTCGAAGCGATGCAGGGCGTCGAGTGGGTGTTCCATACGGCGGCGGTGGCGGATTACTGGCGCAGCGATCCGGCGCGCATCTACGAGGTCAACGTGGATGGCACGGCCAACGTGCTGCGCGCGGCAGAAGCGTACGGCGTGCGCCGCGTGATCGTCACCAGCAGCGCGGCGGCCATCGGCTATACGCGCGGCCTGAAGCCCGTGGACGAATCCGTGCGCTTCAATTACGACCAGCACCTGACCCCCTACGGCCACAGCAAGTTCCTGGCCGAAGCGGAGGTCTACCGCGCCATCCGCCGGGGCCTGGACTGCGTGATCCTCAACCCGACCGTAATCATCGGGCCGGGCGACCTGAACCAGATTTCCAGCAGCGTCGTGATCGAGATGGCGCGCGGACACATCCCGCCGACCATGCCGCCCGGCGGCACGACCCTGATCGACGTGCGGGACGTGGCCGAAGCCCACGTCGCGGCGGCGGAGCGCGGGCGCACCGGGGAACGCTATATCCTCGGCTCGGTCGATCTGACGCACAAAGCCTGGAACCGGCTGACGGCGGACGTCATGGGTCGCCACGTGACCGCTGTGACGCTGCCTACGCCGGTGCTGTACATTGCGGCGTCCATCGCGGACCTGCTGCGCAAGCTCGGTGTCAACCTGCCCGCCGAGGGCAACCAGCTCCGGCTGGGCACGCGCATGATGTTTTTCGACGCGGCGAAGTCGTGGCGCGAGCTGGGCGAGCCGCGTATCCCGATCCGGCAGAGCTTGCAGGACACCTACGACTGGTACAAAGCGCACGGCGATATTTAA
- a CDS encoding M23 family metallopeptidase yields MGEAEHVSSQSLGRPRRSRWARGLASGVMILGAMALVLFAGRLFFTQPEEENTPPLPSNERPTVAPLGIESVQYPTAYPTLAQIGEPPPVDWTQPTAAPEVIAAALENPVVDASGSGIVERENSALTILPARSRSDIMTYDVESGDTLQTIADHFGIQQSTIIWSNDRFYVNAMSVGMELTILPVDGALYTVTDPQTIADLAEQFQVEPYDIIDSEFNNLFGATPDMVLPAGLRLVIPGGTGSQEPVYWDPGIVQETSDSSSGATGGVTVAQGFASFAAGDPGSCGRQAVYGGSLPVGAPIYRSYRITQDFSWVHGGIDLAVPAGTPVFAAGGGTVIFSGWSTWGYGYTVVIAHGGTLSLYGHLNGAFVSCGEVVTLGQNIAVTGSSGRSSGPHLHFEIRDGGGRPTTPWSYQSF; encoded by the coding sequence GTGGGTGAAGCGGAGCATGTGTCCTCTCAGTCGCTAGGGCGTCCGCGCCGGTCCCGGTGGGCACGGGGACTGGCAAGCGGCGTCATGATCCTCGGCGCGATGGCGCTGGTCCTGTTCGCCGGACGGCTTTTCTTCACACAGCCGGAAGAAGAAAATACGCCGCCGCTCCCCTCGAACGAACGCCCAACCGTTGCACCGCTTGGCATCGAATCCGTCCAGTACCCCACCGCCTACCCGACTCTGGCCCAGATCGGCGAGCCTCCGCCCGTCGATTGGACACAGCCGACGGCGGCCCCGGAGGTCATCGCGGCGGCGCTCGAAAACCCGGTCGTGGATGCGTCCGGCAGTGGCATCGTCGAGCGCGAGAACTCGGCGCTGACCATCCTACCCGCGCGCTCGCGCAGCGACATCATGACCTACGATGTGGAGTCCGGCGATACGCTGCAAACCATCGCCGACCACTTTGGCATCCAGCAATCCACGATCATCTGGTCGAACGACCGCTTCTACGTGAACGCGATGAGCGTCGGGATGGAGCTGACGATCCTGCCCGTGGACGGCGCACTGTATACTGTCACCGATCCGCAGACGATCGCGGACCTCGCGGAGCAGTTCCAGGTCGAGCCGTACGACATCATCGACTCGGAATTCAATAACCTGTTCGGCGCGACGCCGGACATGGTGCTGCCTGCCGGTCTACGGCTCGTCATTCCGGGCGGGACCGGCTCGCAGGAGCCGGTGTATTGGGACCCCGGCATCGTGCAGGAAACGAGCGACTCCAGCAGCGGCGCGACGGGTGGCGTGACCGTTGCGCAGGGCTTCGCATCGTTCGCGGCGGGCGATCCCGGCTCGTGCGGGCGGCAGGCCGTCTACGGCGGATCGCTGCCGGTCGGCGCGCCGATCTACCGCAGCTACCGCATCACGCAGGACTTTTCGTGGGTGCACGGCGGCATCGACCTGGCCGTTCCGGCAGGCACGCCGGTCTTTGCGGCGGGCGGCGGTACGGTGATCTTCAGCGGGTGGAGCACCTGGGGCTATGGCTACACGGTTGTGATCGCGCACGGCGGCACGCTGTCGCTCTACGGACATCTCAACGGCGCGTTCGTGAGCTGTGGCGAGGTTGTGACGCTCGGTCAGAACATCGCCGTGACGGGCAGCTCGGGCCGGTCCAGCGGGCCGCACCTGCACTTCGAAATTCGTGACGGCGGCGGACGTCCCACGACGCCGTGGAGTTACCAGAGCTTTTAG